AACAAACCGAACACTATGATTCAAATCGATTTTCAGTTCTCGATTTTTTCACTCAGCACTACTAACAAATAGGGCTGAAAAGGTTTTTCAGTTGAAACAATTTTCAGGAATTCAAATAAACAGCAATACTCAGACCGACCTGAATAGCCTCCATTTGAAGAGCAAGCTTGCCCAGCTCCTTAAGCAGATTTGAGACAAGCAGATATTGAAGGTCCTCAGAATGGTCTGCATCATTTTGGTCATCTGTGGCACCAGTAACGGACAGAAGCATCCCAGTTGCTTCCCTCGAATTAAGCAATCGAAAGGCTTTAAGAAACCGCTCCTGCTCATGCTGTTCAAAAGTAGACCAGAACTCTCTGCGGTTCACACCAGCCCACTCTTTCATCAAGGAGTTCAGACAACAAATAGAGAACACAAGATTTTTTGCAATCAAACCACTCCGGTGATTATGGTTCTTCTCATTTTCCTTCTTAGCACCAAGCTTTACATCCATAACAGCAGCCTCATCATCGTCAATAGGTCCTTTCAGTTGGCAGCAAAGAGAAGCAGCAATCATAAAAAGTCTACTTGGCTTCATAAGAAATAAAGATCCATTCGACTTCACAACACTTCCTCTTTTAGACTCATTTGCAGAAGTAAAATACAAGGAAAGAAGGCGATTGGATACGTTGCGTAACCATGCATGTGGATGCAACAGCAACTCACAGATCATTTCCCAAATCACCTGAAAATAAGTAGAGTAGGGGTCAAGATGGATTCAATACAATGATCGAATATAAAGGGACAAAGCATATCCCATCATTACAATACAAATGGGCATATTACTGTTTGATGTACAATTTCTAAAACTCCTTTGATTCTGTTGGCATTTGCCTAAACAGACAGGTTCCCATCTCATGGAAAACAGCTACGCTAATTGGACAGGAATGTGAGTCAAATACATGTTCCCAACAAAgatatattcaattaaaaaaaatccatgcACTTCAAGAGTCATCAAGGGGTCATATCCCGATACCCATGTCCACAACCATGCCAGACACAgatatttcaagaaatagtcagAAAAACATAGGAAAACGAGTATGGAGCAACTGTTGATCAGGATCATAGGTCAAGTTACTGTAATGTTTTGAACCTTGTCGTATACGTTTATAAAAGCATCACTTAGGTTTCTAAAGAACATTTCGTTTTAAGTTTTCCCATTATTTGAAGGGTCCTTGGAGGATCATATTGGCCACAAATTAGCAATACTCAGTTACCCTGTCTCTCAACATATATACAGGGGTACCACTTGCTATTCAATAATAGATGGACCCTAGTTTCATAGGGATAATGTTTACTCGGACTCAGGCATGTGTGGGACATAAGCATGTGTCAACCATGGGtatgttcaatttcttttttaatttttttccatgaatttgGATGGTCCTTTAAGGGTCATATCCTCATACCCATGTCGAACACAAATACttcaggaaaaaaaatgaatagccAGAGCAACATAGTTATAGAGAACATAGATAAGACAAGAGGGTGAAAATGGAAGTCTTATCTCAATAACATTTTTACTCAACAATAAGAAACGGCCAGGCCCTACCTCAAGCTCCctttcaaatattaaatcacGAAAATGATGTAGCATCTTCTCCAACATAATTAGTGAATAGTATGACTCTTTCCAGAAAGGAATAGCAGCTTCATCAGGAAGATCCATCTGCATGTTGGTAAAAGCATCAATAGCAGAGTGCAAAATTCTTTTAGTCACTGGCAATATGCTACTTATATGCCTCTGAAAATTTTTCTTCATGACCTCGACCACTAATCCTAATACCTGCACAAAGACATCCAAGATCATCATAAAAGAAACATGATAAACATGGAACCTCaactaaatatatttatagttaACTTGATAGTTTTGAACTGCAGGCACTTTTCAGAGCGATATATCTATCAacatattaatttcataatgaTTATTACTCTCAACATCACCTGTGGAGCTTCCAAACTCCACAAGTGGAGTTGAAATTTTCTACATGTCCCTTTATTTAGCAACGatcatattaatttattaatattttaaacacacCCTAGTATAGTATTTAATTACTCTCTAACCTGGCTACAGAGTTTTGAACTCCATTAACCGGTTCATTTTTCTTCATAATATGAATAAAAACTTAGAAGAGAACAAATTCCAACTCTATACACTGAAACCTTGATCATGAGTTGGAAAGGGTCTGCATACATTGAGCATAACAGCAGAAATAAAACCATTACTACATTCAAAGGGTTTTTTTTGGTGTCATATGGAGAAACAGCAAATTTTAGAACTGTGCCTAATATATGGTCAAGAATGCAGAAATCAATAGGAAGACAAACAAGGATGAGGATCATTTATAACGAAGATCTTCAAAGAGATGAATCATTTCTACCTACAGCAATAAATTCAGAAATCATGTCATAACATAAGAAGCAGCACTTAAGGTTAGAAGGTCATACTTGCATTTCAAGAACCCCCCCCCCCCTACAACAAAACTCCTAAAACATTTCCcgcattttatttaattctgaAACTCCAAGAACATAGCAACATTCTGAAACAAAAATCTGACAGACACCTTTAGAGAACAATACCTGTGCACCTGCACTCCACAGTTGCTGCTTCTCACCCAAATACCAGGACAGACTATACTCAAGAATGGAATTCAGCGAATGTTGGCTTATACAACCAATAAGGAGCTTTATAACAGCACCAGTCATAGAACGAACTTTATTATCTTGATCGTTAGCCAAGCACACCACCAGGTGGACAAATATGGTCTGTGACTGCTCATCAACAATGGCTTTAggaaattttatcataattgTGTGGAGCATTTCAAGCACAGATTCTCTCCCAGTTGGATGCTGATACCTGCAAGAAAAGTAAATTGGCTGTAAGACAtcaataacttaaaaaaaaaaaaaaaaactctttaatatttcaatacATGCCTTAGATTTGCAAGCAGGAAATCTAAATGTTGCTGCAAGCGTTTCTCTGAAAGATGATAATCAAGTAAGAACTGCAACAAGATCTGACTGCATTTCTTGCGAATTGGTTCCACCTGACTAGTTACCATCAATTCTGCAACCTGAACTACAATATCGTAGATCTCATGAACCACTAGCTTGCGGTTAACAATTGCCTTTAGAAGTGAGAGGGCAACAAAGGAGGGATTCCTTTCAAGATCCACAAACACTGGAAACTGGACTAACATATGTAACTGATCCGAGGATAATGTGATTTTTGTGCTTCGCAAAAGTACAGTCAACAATTTTAGACACGATTCCATAAGAGGATTGCCAGCATTCACTGAACCTTGTGCGATACCCAACAGTGTCACCTTCAATTTATCAGCCTGGGATTCAAGGGATGGAAGAGGCAGCCTCACCAATGGAGTAAGACATCTAAGGCATGCAGATAAAATATCTTCATATTTGGAACTCAAGCAGTTGCCAAGCAATTGGACAAATGGATCCAACATTGATAATAGTTGCTCATCATTTCTGTCCAATTTCATgctttttattctattttgtaaAACCCCTAGTGCAAACGTGGTAATAAGGTGAGAACATGcagattttgttttaaaagcaCGGTCTGGAGAAACAATTTTCTCACTGACAACATTTGCATGTTTATTTGCTTCTGTGCCAATTGAACTCACACCGGACCCATTTTCGTCATTAGTTGCATCTGTTATGAGGCCATATACAAAAATGAAGAGATCAGTCTGATTTACTGATTGATTACACTCAATTCCATCCGCAATGTGCTTTAACATATTCTCCAATTTTGATTTCACTTTTGGAGTCAGATGCTTTTGCAAGTGACTTGTAATGGGAGAAAGAAGCTTTAATGCATGGATTTTGAAAGTTATGCTTTGGGCAATCAGTTTCAAGGTTTCAAAAGACTTGCACTTTCTCGTTTCTTTCATTTTAGAAGCAATCTTGTCCACCTCTTTCTCCTCAGCAACATCTCCAAGAATATCATTTTCAACCACACCAAGGAGATCTTCTAAACAATAATCCAAACTCCCGTCAGAAGAACTTGAAAGGGTCTttgacaaaagaaaattaagtgtATATCCTAGAACATGCAGCTCAAATCCACGTTTCAAGGTCGCTCTCAAAACTCGAATTATAAACTGCAGATATTCAAGTCCAAGCACCTTCAAACATTCAGCCAATGCAGATCTAGCTTCATCACGAATACTTTCTAGACGGTTCTTTAGAAAGTTCGAAATCCGATGAATGATGCTAGAAAGCTGAGACTCCATTACATCTCCCGGAAGCAATTTCAGAAGTTTCAGTGCTGCAAGACTGATACTAACATTGACATTATCAGAATCAGAACTCAATAATTTCTGTATCTTTGGCAAAACAGTTTTCTGAAGAGAAGTCTGTATCTCAGAAACCATAATAGAACTGCCACCTTTCTGCATTGCTGAAGAAACAATACTATTGGTTTCAGAACCTAAAATGTTGTCAACGGAATTTATTGCTTCTTGACTGgaacaaaattttgaataatcaAATCTGTCCAAGATAAAGCAAATTAACCGTAAGAGAACTTTCCGCTTGTCTGGATTCTTCTTCATCTCACTAAAGCAGCGAAGCAGTAATGCATAGTATGATTTCCATTCCATCTTAGCAGAAACTGAAGCAAGTGCTTGCATGCAAGCAGTTCTAATATGTTCATCCTTTCCATGTTGTAAATCAAACAACATGTTGAAAAAGAGTGGAAGGAACACTTTATTAATGATATCCTGCAAGGTGAAAAGCAGCATAGAAAGCTTTAGCACCGATTGAAAAAACTTCCCATTGCTAGAAAACAAGAGTCAAGACAGTTACCATAGACATATAGGTTTTATTGATAACATCTGCAAAGCGAGACAAAGCCTTTGCTCTCTTATGTTTCTGCACccaagaaaaaggaaattaagaaaatattgaaacatTCTTGTGGCTCCATTTATGTTTATAGCTTAAGCAAATTAGTTCTATTAACattactaaaagaaaaaatagagaggCACGAGAGGCTGTAAGATCCAATtggagaataaagaacaaacatAAATGAACAAAGGAGCATATAAAATAAGAACATAACCTGTAAATGaatgatattattgaaaaaatctTGATCAGCATCTTCAGAGCATAAAGCTCTGAAAAAATTAAGATTCTCTAACTGCGGAAGCTTTATAACCATTTCTCGCAGTAAATCAATCCATTCCTGAAACCATTCCCATCCATTAGAAAATGTACTGAATATTATGAATAGAAGCAACtgtatttctatcatttttttatagaaCTTATTGAAACTATATTGCaaatatttttgcatatttctcACTAAGCTGAGCTTGGAAACCTAAAATGAACCCCTAACAAACTGGCGATGATAACAGCAAAATATACTAGTAAAGTAAAAATGGTATATGGATCCATGAGAATCCACAGAGGAAGGCAACCCCACCACACCGGGCTCCAGTGAGAAAAAAGAAGCCTCAGTGCAGTGGGGTTGCTCCCCATTGGGGATAAGTATATGCATGTGTATCACACTGGGTGTTACAATAACCAAATTGCTTCACCCAAGTAAAGTTAAGAGCATCTACGATGGCTCTTATGCACATTAGTACATCTGTGTATAGATTGGAGCATGTGAGTTAGATGGGGTGGTtagtaaaatatcatctatTTCTACCAGAGGACTAAAAGTATGCTAGATACCTTTCTCACAGAAGTTCCCCGACTAATTGCATCCCCCATATGCTTTAAAAGAAACTTGTTAATGATGCATTGAACACATGCTCGTGTCCAACAGCCTTCATCAACTTTCATAATCTCTTCAGCAGTCTCATGATGATCTGTAACTTCTTGGCCAAGAATTTTGCCAGAAAAATCTAGAAATGTAAGCAATAACCTATAAGCATAGTGCCTTAAGATTAATTCGTCTGATGACATATCATATACAGTTTGTGACAAAATAAGTAATGCATGCTCCACTGGCACAGAATGGAAGAATCCAATTCCAATTCCTTCATATGCCTGTCCTATAGTGTCATAATCAAGCTCATCCAACTCAAAAGCTGAGGTTGCATTTAATTGTCTGACATGTCTAGCCTGCATTTCCATCAccagaattaaaacttaacaatatttataGAACAAAGGAACtccaaaattataacaaaaaagaGGCAAACATTACCACCACAAGTACAGACGAATTAGTTCTAGCAAGTGCTTCAAGAAGATTGCAAATTAACACTCGAATATCCAATTTAGCATAAACAAGAAGTGGAGCAACTGCATTAAGTATTTCAGGGGTTCTCTCATTCCCTAGCACAGGAATGATATCTTGAATGACTTGTATGGCTTCGAGACAGATGTCTGGAACAACAAAAAATGTGTTGATATAACAAAGGAAGAGAGTAAATTGTATAGATACTAATTCTAAAACATTCTTACCAGAACCTTGAACTCTTTTTGATAAGAAAGGAAGCAAGATATCAACAAATTTCTTCGCCAGCAATGGATTTCTGATGTACTTCAACAGCAATTTGAAAATTCTGATTTCTGTTTCCCCAGGACATCTGACCAATTTTCTGTAACAGCGAAAAGAATGGATCAAAGAATAATCCAGAGTTGACATTTTCCATCCCCTAAGAACTTCGAAATTGAAAGCAAACAACTCAAGTATATATGAATCATTAATGCAGAAACCATAAAAGGGGAACTCAGAATGAAAAAAGGCACAAAAGATTCATAtattgagaaaagaaaacaaaattttcatagcaCCTGATAcagatcaaaataaaagaacaaattattAGTTACAACAAAAAGAGGTTTTTGTTACCAATGCGGTCTTAAGGTCTCGAGGAAAGAAGACAAAAGATAGTTTTCTTAGTTTAGTTAACTGACATTTTCTGTTATGCTCAATATCTACACAACCTATATGTGCCCTCCTATGGACTTCAACTTCAATTTTGGGGgtaaaaaagttcaaaattttagatttgaatgTTAAAACTAGGAACTAGTTTTTTGTTTTCACACCAAGAATAGGTAAGGCCACCCATGTTTCTCATTGGTCCTGTGACAGGCCTTAAGTAGAACTGATTTAAAGATTACCATACTTGGAAATCCCCTTACCTCTccccctccccccccccccaaacaAATGTCTCTAATTGccaattatctttattttcttttaaatgcaATTCCCTCAAACCACATGACTATTTATCACTAAAATTAATCTGCTGCCCCAAGTGAACAGCACTACACTGAAGGCACCAAAGAACTGAATTACATGTTCAAATCACTGACACTTCTTTGAACATTCCATTGATGATTATGAGGAAACTTCTTATTTATACAATATCAGCACATTGATTAACCAGTATGAAAATGGATAAACAATAAGGTTTAGCAGAAGGgaaagcaaagaaaaacaactaaaaaccAAAAGGACACTAACAAAGTAACTAACTATTAATTTCACATCTATTTAAACCAGTTGGTTCAAGAAAGAtctatatttcatatatatagaATATTACACATGATACGGCCATTAGTCCATCCCTTATATTATTCTATAGTCGACAGATATCAGCACACTTTTGCACATGTATTACAGGTAAATGAATCGCTCGTACCTCTTGGATGCTTTATCACTCTGAAACAGATGATGCAAGCTGCAGACAAGTGCTTCTAGGTTTGGACATATCAAACTCTTTATAGGACAGTTTTCGTAATCCAACTCACAATCAAGATCAAGCAGGTTTGAAATAAACTTCAGAACACAAGAAACAATAGCTTCTGAAGCAGTTGGAACAGTTAGAATTGAAAATATATCTGGAACAAGATTCCTTTCCCTACAAAGTAGGGACACAAGTTGCAGGCTCCGACTCATAGCCAAAAAGCAAGAGAACAAGGAGCTTGGTTTTTCACTACTAGAACCCTCCTGCTTGAAGGCATAAATTAAGGGTTTCAAAGATGTAAAAAACAGGTCCCAGAATTCAGTACCAAAATCATGGTCCTCATATTTATTGAGAACAAGAGAAACAATTTTCAAACATAGAGACCTCAAATCTTTGAACTGCTTCATGCCCGTCCCAATCTGAGAAAGAAATAATTACTGTCATCAAAGCTTAATTTTCTCAATAAAGAATCtgattattttgaaaagtttgttAGAAATCAAAggagggaaaaagaaaacaatgcaGGATGCTGTTACATTATTAATGGAATTCTAAAGTTCATCTACAAATAGTTTAacttatttgaaattaaaagagataataaaatattcaaaaagagGAACAGCAATTcatcaaatttaagaaaaggaATCTTTTTTCCTCAACATAACCGGAAATATTACCTTCACATGGTTTGCCTCTGCACTGTCTTTGTCATCAGAGATCATCTCAGCATCAGGATGATCACTTACAGGAGAGGATTCAGCAACCTTGGCAGTGTCTATGTTAGAACTGCAGCTTGCTAATACCCGAACAACACATCCCATtaatagatcaagaaaaggtcTGACAcgaaattcat
This genomic window from Gossypium raimondii isolate GPD5lz chromosome 10, ASM2569854v1, whole genome shotgun sequence contains:
- the LOC105776711 gene encoding uncharacterized protein LOC105776711, translating into MATPSHAQAVKSLNKSEGRRRFVFKTFSQRIDDIDINVFRSLEKIKSEPSQGSTFLCDCLIEWRELNTAEDFISFYVETMPLVQTLPSVLLHKDLIFDKLISRLQMKARLSLEPILRLLAAFSRDLLKDFLSFLPRIVDSLVSLLKSGADREPDILEQIFTSWSYIMMYLQKYLIRDVIHVLKVTVRLRYYPKDHVQEFMAEATSFLLRNAPVEQLIKGIRKTMFEVVKKPLPIRKSGVSALLCYIMLGTSSRFHSGAQRVLRLLVDNSIFAIGDKFPEGSDAILEVVITSFQKLTEELEAKELNLMWECLYQEISETLAHGSCLHLSRLLSLLISSLQVNSGRGILDYRRMLEVVESLVLKVVLPSSKGNGSLSDVVDKVLQLVLHILDGLHGSNNLSTISGCLLQWAPIFELRNTSLLTFLRELLLRDPCVIYFFKDYALSAMNDLVESSQEEVLYLLLSFFERLQLHPQSTKFLDEMSEGRLSKICDYMQGVISNWIKLINDITIGNPLTAQIDEVKLAILWGIISCYPYVFDVQASESALIELIDALQRLLMIEDESIAGVSKHTWESLVGAALGSRNKWHNVKKVGFGEISKVLDLAKACKSSSQVLFAVADYLDNVNGPAVQADSRKETYHPLLKGENMVDAVGIFAYSLCHPDKGIRLPSLRILCHYEPLNCETSAKDQHAEKKMKTEVSQAGIIDTDESNVLQLLMSIEATPLSISTSRKVTLLISKIQTGLSAGRIPKTYVPLVLNGIIGIFHNRFSYLWDAASECLAVLISNHTGLVWDKFISYFDRFQSLIQAPDVQHDRDNGNLSDSSSDLVRRFDLFVNPASDNTPGTAVLSLLLQSLQKIPSVAESRSRQIIPLFLRFLGYDSDNLVSPGSFNSDIYEGKEWKGILKEWLGLLKLMRNPRAFYRSQFLKDVLQSRLLDDNDSDIQARVLDCLLSWKDDFLLPYDQHLKNLINSKYLREELTTWSLSKEAGLIEEGHRVHLVPLVVRLLIPKIRNLKTLAPRKNASVHLRKAVLGFIAQLDSNELHLFFALLLKPLQIIPNEDGYASNLFSNPIDEFHSLNFLKYFTVENITALSWKKRYGFLHVIEDVMGVFDEFRVRPFLDLLMGCVVRVLASCSSNIDTAKVAESSPVSDHPDAEMISDDKDSAEANHVKIGTGMKQFKDLRSLCLKIVSLVLNKYEDHDFGTEFWDLFFTSLKPLIYAFKQEGSSSEKPSSLFSCFLAMSRSLQLVSLLCRERNLVPDIFSILTVPTASEAIVSCVLKFISNLLDLDCELDYENCPIKSLICPNLEALVCSLHHLFQSDKASKRKLVRCPGETEIRIFKLLLKYIRNPLLAKKFVDILLPFLSKRVQGSDICLEAIQVIQDIIPVLGNERTPEILNAVAPLLVYAKLDIRVLICNLLEALARTNSSVLVVARHVRQLNATSAFELDELDYDTIGQAYEGIGIGFFHSVPVEHALLILSQTVYDMSSDELILRHYAYRLLLTFLDFSGKILGQEVTDHHETAEEIMKVDEGCWTRACVQCIINKFLLKHMGDAISRGTSVRKEWIDLLREMVIKLPQLENLNFFRALCSEDADQDFFNNIIHLQKHKRAKALSRFADVINKTYMSMDIINKVFLPLFFNMLFDLQHGKDEHIRTACMQALASVSAKMEWKSYYALLLRCFSEMKKNPDKRKVLLRLICFILDRFDYSKFCSSQEAINSVDNILGSETNSIVSSAMQKGGSSIMVSEIQTSLQKTVLPKIQKLLSSDSDNVNVSISLAALKLLKLLPGDVMESQLSSIIHRISNFLKNRLESIRDEARSALAECLKVLGLEYLQFIIRVLRATLKRGFELHVLGYTLNFLLSKTLSSSSDGSLDYCLEDLLGVVENDILGDVAEEKEVDKIASKMKETRKCKSFETLKLIAQSITFKIHALKLLSPITSHLQKHLTPKVKSKLENMLKHIADGIECNQSVNQTDLFIFVYGLITDATNDENGSGVSSIGTEANKHANVVSEKIVSPDRAFKTKSACSHLITTFALGVLQNRIKSMKLDRNDEQLLSMLDPFVQLLGNCLSSKYEDILSACLRCLTPLVRLPLPSLESQADKLKVTLLGIAQGSVNAGNPLMESCLKLLTVLLRSTKITLSSDQLHMLVQFPVFVDLERNPSFVALSLLKAIVNRKLVVHEIYDIVVQVAELMVTSQVEPIRKKCSQILLQFLLDYHLSEKRLQQHLDFLLANLRYQHPTGRESVLEMLHTIMIKFPKAIVDEQSQTIFVHLVVCLANDQDNKVRSMTGAVIKLLIGCISQHSLNSILEYSLSWYLGEKQQLWSAGAQVLGLVVEVMKKNFQRHISSILPVTKRILHSAIDAFTNMQMDLPDEAAIPFWKESYYSLIMLEKMLHHFRDLIFERELEVIWEMICELLLHPHAWLRNVSNRLLSLYFTSANESKRGSVVKSNGSLFLMKPSRLFMIAASLCCQLKGPIDDDEAAVMDVKLGAKKENEKNHNHRSGLIAKNLVFSICCLNSLMKEWAGVNRREFWSTFEQHEQERFLKAFRLLNSREATGMLLSVTGATDDQNDADHSEDLQYLLVSNLLKELGKLALQMEAIQMRIVFYSFQKILPEIDQDDSQHYASLMMFPLYKVCEGFAGKIMTDDLKQLAQEVLGSIRNSIGSQEFAQVYSEIKKKLKSKRDKRKRDEKRMAVINPVRNAKRKLRIAAKNRANKKRRIMAMKMERWMR